The following is a genomic window from Bacteroidia bacterium.
TTCTCGCGCCGCGTGAATACCTCAAGCACACCCACGTGCCCGCGATGTGATCGCGATACGCTGTCGCGGCGCGTGTCGCGTTTCGCCGTGGTCTCGGGCGGCACACAGGGGGGGGAAGAGGGCGCCGGGCTCGACGATCTTCCGCTCGACGAGAATCAACTGATGCGGGCCATGTCCGCTCTGGAGGGCGATATGGGGCGCATCGATGAGTCCGATCCCCGGGCGCTCGCACAGCTCATGCGCAAATTCAGCTCGGCTGCAGGCATGGAATATGGCGAGAAAAT
Proteins encoded in this region:
- a CDS encoding zinc ribbon domain-containing protein, with product MPIYEFFCADCNTIFNFFSRRVNTSSTPTCPRCDRDTLSRRVSRFAVVSGGTQGGEEGAGLDDLPLDENQLMRAMSALEGDMGRIDESDPRALAQLMRKFSSAAGMEYGEKMEDMLRRLEQGEDPDALEAEMGEMGEDGDIMDFIRAKKSVSGNKPPPKVDDTLYEM